A genomic window from Streptomyces broussonetiae includes:
- a CDS encoding DUF3040 domain-containing protein: protein MPLSEHEQRMLEQMERALYAEDPKFASALEGSGLRTYTRRRVYQAVAGFLVGIALLMAGMVAQLIWVSVVGFLVMLGCAVLAVTGWRKAPKPGEQPAGAARRPVRTKRSMMDRIEERWQRRRDEQGR, encoded by the coding sequence GTGCCGCTCTCGGAGCACGAGCAGCGCATGCTCGAGCAAATGGAGCGAGCGCTGTACGCCGAAGATCCCAAGTTCGCGTCGGCGCTTGAGGGAAGCGGACTGCGCACGTACACCCGGCGCCGGGTCTACCAGGCGGTCGCAGGCTTTCTCGTAGGTATCGCGCTCCTCATGGCCGGAATGGTCGCGCAGCTGATCTGGGTCAGCGTGGTGGGTTTCCTCGTCATGCTCGGCTGTGCCGTACTCGCCGTCACCGGCTGGCGCAAGGCCCCCAAACCGGGCGAGCAGCCCGCGGGCGCCGCTCGCCGCCCGGTGCGCACCAAGCGGTCCATGATGGACCGGATCGAGGAGCGCTGGCAGCGCCGCCGGGACGAACAGGGCCGCTGA
- a CDS encoding AAA family ATPase: MTTYDDRASLTDLTATVERVRDSVEGVIEGKPEVVRLALTVLLAEGHLLIEDVPGVGKTMLAKALARSIDCSVRRIQFTPDLLPSDITGVSIWDQQRRDFEFKPGAIFAQIVIGDEINRASPKTQSALLESMEERQVTIDGQTYELPSPFMVVATQNPVEMEGTYPLPEAQRDRFMARVSVGYPSVEAELQMLDVHGGVSPLEDLQPVAHAHEIVKLVEAVRGVHVAEPVRRYAVELVAATRTHPDLRLGASPRATLHLLRAAKATAALSGREYALPDDVQALAVAVLAHRLLPTAQAQLNRRTAEQVVQEILQSTPVPAAPGQQGGFGSLGRGVPAYPQQPPRSL, from the coding sequence GTGACGACCTATGACGATCGAGCGAGCCTCACTGATCTGACCGCCACGGTGGAGCGGGTACGCGATTCGGTGGAGGGCGTGATCGAGGGCAAGCCCGAGGTCGTACGACTCGCGCTGACCGTGCTGCTCGCCGAGGGCCACCTGCTGATCGAGGACGTGCCCGGCGTGGGCAAGACGATGCTCGCCAAGGCGCTCGCGCGGTCCATCGACTGCTCGGTGCGGCGCATCCAGTTCACGCCCGACCTGCTGCCCTCGGACATCACGGGCGTGTCCATCTGGGACCAGCAGCGCCGGGACTTCGAGTTCAAGCCGGGCGCCATCTTCGCGCAGATCGTGATCGGCGACGAGATCAACCGCGCCTCGCCCAAGACCCAGTCGGCGCTGCTGGAGTCCATGGAGGAGCGCCAGGTCACCATCGACGGGCAGACCTACGAACTGCCCAGTCCCTTCATGGTGGTGGCCACGCAGAACCCGGTCGAGATGGAGGGCACCTACCCGCTGCCCGAGGCCCAGCGCGACCGCTTCATGGCCCGCGTCTCGGTCGGCTACCCCAGCGTGGAGGCCGAGCTGCAGATGCTCGACGTCCACGGCGGGGTCAGCCCGCTGGAGGACCTCCAGCCGGTGGCGCACGCGCACGAGATCGTGAAGCTGGTCGAGGCGGTGCGCGGCGTGCACGTCGCGGAGCCGGTCCGGCGCTACGCGGTGGAGCTGGTCGCCGCCACGCGCACCCACCCCGACCTCAGACTCGGCGCCTCCCCGCGCGCGACACTGCACCTGCTGCGCGCGGCGAAGGCGACCGCGGCCCTGTCCGGCCGGGAGTACGCGCTGCCGGACGACGTGCAGGCACTCGCCGTCGCCGTCCTCGCCCACCGTCTGCTGCCCACCGCCCAGGCCCAGCTCAACCGCCGTACGGCCGAGCAGGTCGTACAGGAGATCCTCCAGAGCACCCCGGTGCCCGCGGCGCCCGGGCAGCAGGGCGGCTTCGGCTCTCTGGGCCGAGGCGTCCCGGCGTATCCGCAGCAGCCCCCGCGGAGTCTTTGA
- a CDS encoding transglutaminase TgpA family protein has product MSGRARLALCAAAATLMASCALLPLVDGPTWLLQLVPLVAVQSGVGAAARRVPLGRPLTVAAQALATLLLLTLVFARQHAIIGLIPGPGTFRYLAALLQQGSTDVGEYAIPAPLTEGIKLMLIGGVLLIGLLVDTLAVTFRSAAPAGLPLLALYSVAAGLSDGGAGWLWFLVAAAGYLMLLLAEGRDRLAQWGRVFGGGPRSPGVPDGGAVAPVRTGRRIGAVALGVALLVPLALPAMSGGLLDAAGTGVGAGNGNGGTVSAVNPLVSLRDSLNTTNDRQVLSVKTSTNDVSDLYLRIVSLDDFDGTTWRPAQRHIVGVPDTLPTPVGLSADVKRGTVTTTISAADWYAQDWLPMPYPPSGVKIAGRWRYEPVGMTLVGDHGQNTRGETYQVTSLDVEPTAQQLASAPEPPAALKREYTQVPAALPKVVAQTARQITAGTRNHYEEAVRLQDYFALTGGFQYDTQVEVGRGPNAIATFLKKKQGFCVHFSFAMAAMARTLGIPARVAVGFAPGTPQPDGTVSVNQKDAHAWPELYFEGVGWTRFEPTPTRGTTPSYTQSDTPGTSLPDQGLPSHQSSTAPSSAASPSGNCSPKLVKLQGCDTASAAAVPHSGGGGAGLWWALLIGLAALVVLAVPLSPLLWRARMRSVRLGTHARTEEGAAAHTLAAWQELADSAWDYGIAPDESLTPRGAADRIVRLGELDPAAGAAVHRVADAVEQVLYAPRPRPATGAAQDVRRAVEGLRGAVGAGARLRALFLPRSAVRVLWAASARWSALRARVTAARPSLRRPSEQRS; this is encoded by the coding sequence ATGAGCGGGCGGGCACGACTGGCGCTGTGCGCCGCCGCGGCCACGCTGATGGCCTCCTGCGCGCTGCTTCCGCTGGTGGACGGACCGACCTGGCTGCTGCAACTGGTCCCGCTGGTGGCCGTGCAGAGCGGGGTGGGCGCGGCGGCCCGCCGGGTGCCGCTCGGCCGTCCGCTGACCGTGGCGGCGCAGGCGCTGGCCACCCTGCTCCTGCTGACCCTGGTCTTCGCGCGGCAGCACGCGATCATCGGGCTGATCCCCGGCCCGGGCACCTTCCGTTACCTGGCCGCCCTGCTGCAGCAGGGCTCCACCGACGTCGGCGAGTACGCGATACCGGCGCCGCTCACCGAGGGCATCAAGCTGATGCTGATCGGTGGGGTCCTGCTGATCGGCCTGCTGGTGGACACCCTCGCGGTGACCTTCCGCAGCGCAGCCCCGGCCGGGCTGCCGCTGCTCGCGCTGTACTCGGTGGCGGCCGGGCTGTCCGACGGCGGGGCCGGCTGGCTGTGGTTCCTGGTGGCGGCGGCCGGCTATCTGATGCTGCTGCTCGCCGAGGGCCGCGACCGGCTGGCGCAGTGGGGCCGGGTCTTCGGCGGCGGGCCCCGCTCCCCGGGCGTTCCGGACGGCGGCGCGGTGGCCCCGGTGCGCACCGGGCGCCGGATCGGCGCGGTGGCGCTCGGGGTGGCCCTGCTGGTGCCGCTGGCGCTGCCCGCGATGAGCGGCGGCCTGCTGGACGCTGCCGGTACCGGAGTGGGGGCAGGCAACGGCAACGGTGGCACGGTCTCCGCGGTCAACCCGCTGGTGTCGCTGCGCGACAGCCTGAACACGACCAACGACCGCCAGGTGCTGTCCGTGAAGACCAGCACCAACGACGTCTCGGACCTGTATCTGCGGATCGTCTCCCTGGACGACTTCGACGGCACCACCTGGAGACCGGCCCAGCGCCACATCGTCGGCGTCCCGGACACGCTTCCCACGCCCGTCGGCCTGAGCGCGGACGTCAAGCGCGGCACGGTGACCACGACGATCTCGGCGGCGGACTGGTACGCCCAGGACTGGCTGCCGATGCCGTACCCGCCGAGCGGGGTGAAGATCGCCGGCCGGTGGCGCTACGAGCCCGTCGGCATGACCCTCGTCGGCGACCACGGCCAGAACACCCGCGGGGAGACCTACCAGGTGACCAGCCTGGACGTCGAGCCGACCGCGCAGCAGCTCGCCTCCGCGCCGGAGCCGCCCGCGGCCCTCAAGCGCGAGTACACCCAGGTGCCGGCCGCGCTGCCCAAGGTGGTGGCCCAGACGGCCAGGCAGATCACCGCGGGCACGCGCAACCACTACGAGGAAGCGGTCAGGCTCCAGGACTACTTCGCCCTCACGGGCGGTTTCCAGTACGACACCCAGGTCGAGGTCGGCCGCGGTCCCAACGCCATCGCAACCTTCCTGAAGAAGAAGCAGGGCTTTTGCGTCCACTTCTCCTTCGCCATGGCGGCGATGGCCCGCACCCTCGGCATCCCGGCGCGGGTCGCGGTGGGCTTCGCCCCGGGCACCCCGCAGCCCGACGGCACGGTCTCGGTGAACCAGAAGGACGCGCACGCCTGGCCCGAGCTGTACTTCGAGGGCGTGGGCTGGACCCGCTTCGAGCCGACCCCGACCCGGGGCACCACGCCGTCGTACACCCAGTCCGACACACCGGGCACCTCACTGCCGGACCAGGGCCTGCCGTCGCACCAGTCGTCCACGGCGCCCTCGTCGGCCGCCTCGCCCAGTGGGAACTGCTCGCCCAAGCTGGTCAAGCTCCAGGGCTGCGACACCGCGTCCGCCGCGGCGGTGCCGCACAGCGGTGGCGGGGGCGCGGGTCTGTGGTGGGCCCTGCTGATCGGGCTGGCCGCGCTCGTGGTGCTGGCCGTTCCGCTGTCGCCGTTGCTGTGGCGGGCGCGGATGCGGTCGGTGCGGCTGGGGACGCATGCCCGGACCGAGGAGGGTGCGGCGGCACACACCCTGGCCGCCTGGCAGGAGCTGGCCGACAGCGCCTGGGACTACGGCATCGCGCCGGACGAGTCGCTGACCCCGCGCGGCGCGGCCGACCGGATCGTCAGGCTCGGCGAGCTGGACCCGGCGGCCGGTGCCGCGGTGCACCGGGTGGCGGACGCGGTGGAGCAGGTGCTGTACGCGCCGCGACCGCGCCCGGCGACGGGTGCGGCACAGGACGTGCGCCGGGCCGTCGAGGGGCTGCGCGGCGCGGTCGGTGCCGGTGCGCGACTGCGGGCGCTGTTCCTGCCCCGCTCGGCGGTGCGGGTGCTGTGGGCAGCCTCGGCCCGCTGGTCCGCGCTGCGGGCCCGGGTGACGGCGGCCCGACCGAGTCTGCGCCGTCCGTCGGAGCAGCGGAGCTGA
- a CDS encoding DUF58 domain-containing protein, which produces MSAGGTGQAEADRGEAGGVRTALAGLTTRGRSFLAAGIAAAICAYVLGQSDLLRVGLLLAVLPLLCATVLYRTRYRVAATRRLAPARVPAGSEARVHLRMDNVSRLPTGLLMLQDRVPYVLGPRPRFVLDRVEPGGRREVSYRVRSDLRGRYPLGPLQLRLTDPFGMCELTRSFSAFDTLTVIPRVEPLAPVRFSGEAKGYGDGRQRSLALAGEDDVIPRGYRYGDDLRRVHWRSTARYGELMVRREEQPRRSRCTVLLDTRGGAYEGAGPDSAFEWAVSATASALVHMLERGFSVRLLTDSGSAVPGEGGDGFGGGGPETADAAGLMMDTLAVIDHSDGTGLSRAYDVLRGGNEGLLVAFLGDLDEEQAATVAKMSRRSGGAVAFVLDPDTWVREATDVPRPGDRHAERLRMLREAGWTALSVPRGAALNALWQQADRERSGLASLSGEATG; this is translated from the coding sequence ATGAGCGCCGGGGGGACCGGGCAGGCGGAGGCCGACCGCGGGGAGGCGGGCGGTGTCCGAACGGCACTGGCGGGTCTGACGACCCGTGGCCGCTCCTTCCTGGCGGCCGGGATCGCGGCCGCGATCTGCGCCTACGTCCTCGGCCAGAGCGATCTGCTGCGGGTCGGCCTGCTGCTGGCCGTGCTGCCCCTGCTCTGCGCGACCGTGCTCTACCGCACGCGCTACCGGGTGGCCGCCACCCGTCGGCTCGCCCCCGCGCGCGTGCCGGCCGGCAGCGAGGCCCGGGTGCACCTGCGGATGGACAACGTCTCCCGGCTGCCCACCGGCCTGCTGATGCTCCAGGACCGGGTGCCCTACGTCCTCGGGCCCCGCCCCCGGTTCGTGCTGGACCGCGTGGAGCCGGGCGGCCGCCGCGAGGTCTCCTACCGGGTCCGCTCCGACCTGCGCGGCCGCTACCCCCTGGGCCCGCTGCAGCTGCGGCTGACGGACCCCTTCGGGATGTGTGAACTGACCCGCTCCTTCTCGGCGTTCGACACGCTCACGGTCATCCCGCGCGTGGAGCCGCTCGCCCCGGTCCGCTTCAGCGGCGAGGCCAAGGGGTACGGCGACGGGCGGCAGCGCTCGCTGGCCCTGGCGGGCGAGGACGACGTGATCCCGCGCGGCTACCGCTACGGCGACGACCTGCGCCGGGTGCACTGGCGGTCCACCGCACGCTACGGCGAGCTGATGGTGCGCCGCGAGGAGCAGCCCCGGCGCTCCCGCTGCACCGTCCTGCTGGACACCCGGGGCGGTGCCTACGAGGGCGCGGGCCCCGACTCGGCCTTCGAGTGGGCGGTCTCCGCCACCGCCTCGGCGCTGGTGCACATGCTCGAACGCGGCTTCTCGGTACGGCTGCTGACCGACAGCGGCAGCGCGGTGCCCGGCGAGGGCGGCGACGGGTTCGGGGGCGGCGGCCCGGAGACCGCGGACGCGGCCGGGCTGATGATGGACACCCTCGCGGTGATCGACCATTCCGACGGCACGGGCCTGTCCCGGGCCTACGACGTGCTGCGCGGTGGCAACGAGGGGCTGCTGGTGGCCTTCCTGGGCGATCTGGACGAGGAACAGGCCGCGACGGTCGCCAAGATGAGCCGGCGCAGCGGCGGTGCCGTCGCCTTCGTGCTCGACCCGGACACCTGGGTGCGCGAGGCGACCGACGTGCCACGGCCCGGGGACCGGCACGCGGAGCGGTTGCGCATGTTGCGCGAGGCGGGCTGGACGGCACTGAGCGTGCCGCGCGGCGCCGCGCTGAACGCACTGTGGCAGCAGGCGGACCGGGAGCGTTCGGGTCTGGCCTCGTTGAGCGGGGAGGCGACGGGATGA
- a CDS encoding beta-class carbonic anhydrase, producing MTTSAAVPTGSEGAITHGGTVTDRLVKANQGYAAEFSDPGMDARPVLQVAVVACMDARLDLHKALGLQLGDCHTIRNAGGVVTDDVIRSLTISQRALGTRSVVLIHHTGCGMESITEDFRHDLEMEVGQRPAWAVESFRDVDQDVRQSMQRVRTSPFLLHTGDVRGFVFDVRTGLLREVDPA from the coding sequence ATGACGACTTCCGCAGCAGTTCCCACTGGATCCGAAGGCGCCATAACCCACGGCGGCACCGTGACCGACCGCCTGGTGAAGGCCAACCAGGGCTACGCCGCCGAGTTCAGCGACCCGGGCATGGACGCGCGCCCCGTCCTCCAGGTCGCGGTCGTGGCCTGCATGGACGCCCGGCTCGACCTGCACAAGGCACTCGGCCTGCAGCTCGGCGACTGCCACACCATCCGCAACGCGGGCGGCGTCGTCACCGACGACGTGATCCGCTCCCTGACCATCAGCCAGCGTGCGCTCGGCACCCGCAGCGTCGTGCTCATCCACCACACCGGCTGTGGCATGGAGTCCATCACCGAGGACTTCCGCCATGACCTCGAGATGGAGGTCGGCCAGCGCCCGGCCTGGGCGGTGGAGTCGTTCCGGGACGTCGACCAGGACGTGCGCCAGTCCATGCAGCGCGTGCGCACCTCGCCGTTCCTGCTGCACACCGGCGACGTGCGCGGCTTCGTGTTCGACGTGCGCACGGGTCTGCTGCGCGAGGTCGACCCGGCCTGA